DNA from Xanthomonas hyacinthi:
GAAGGCGCGCTCGTCGACGAAGAACAGCAGGCACAGGCCCAGCGCCAGGCGCAGGTAGGCGAAGGCTTCCGGGTCGCCGCGGAAATGGCGCAGCGCGCGGCAGGTCAAGTAGAACAGCAGCAGGCCCACGCCCTGGTTGTTGCCCGACAGCGTCGGCCACAGGAAGAACGGCTGCAGCAGCAGCGCCGCGCACAGGCTCCAGGCCCAGGCGCGGCCCAGGTCCGCGGCGATGTCGCGCCACAGCAGGGTCACCATCGCCGCGCCGGCGAGCACATCCACCAGGTACGGCAGCAACGGCGTGGACAGCCCCGGCACGCCGCCGATCAGCAGGCCCAGGTACAGCGAGGCCTGCGCATACAGGAAGCCGAGATATTCGGTGCGGAAGCCGGCCGCGTCGCGCAACAGCAGCAGCTTGGCGTACTGCGCCATCGCGTCGTCGCTCATGTAGCCGTGCGCGAGCAACCGCTGGCACAGCAGCGCCAGCACTGCGGCGGTGGCCACGAACACCGCCACGCCGCGCGGGCGCCGCGGCGTCTCAGTCGTCGAGTGCGGCGCGGCGCTCTTCGGCCATGTGCTTGCTGATGCCATGGGTGGTCTTTTCCCAGTAGAACGGATTGTGGATGAGCTGCCACAGGCCCTTGTAGGCGGCGACCGATTGCAGCAGCCAGTACAGCGGCACGGTCAGCGCGTACGGCGCCAGCCGGAAGTAGTCGCGCTTGAACGCCGCCAACAAGGTCATGTAGATCAGGAAGCCGTTGCCGAGCAGCAGGTTGAGCAGGCTCAGGTACAGCAGCGCGGGCGGGAAGAACGGATCGAAGAACCTCGATCCGGCCACCAGCCACAGGCCGTAGCTCAACCACATCAGCGGCGCGGCCAGCGCGGTGAAGAAGGTCCCGCCGACGAACAGCTGGAAGCCCCAGAAGCCACGGAAGCCGACCGAGCGGTACAGCTGCAGCGGATCGCGCATATGCACCAGCCAGGTCTGCATATAGCCCTTGAGCCAGCGCGAGCGCTGCCGGATCCAGTTGGGAATGCTGACGTTGGCCTCCTCGAACGTGGTCGAGTTGACCACGCTGACCCGGTAGCCCTGCTGGGTCAGGCGCACGCCCAGGTCGGCGTCCTCGGTGACGTTGTACGGGTCCCAGGCGCGGACCTTGCGCAGGATGTCCAGGCGGAAATGGTTGGAGGTGCCGCCCAGCGGAATCGGGATGCGCAGCGTTTCCAGCGCCGGCAGGTAGAAGTCGAACCACAGCGTGTATTCCAGCGTGAACATGCGCGTGAGCCAGTTCTCGTCGGCGTTGTAGTAGTTCAGCCGCGCCTGGATGCAGGCCACGTCGGCCGGCGACTTGCGGAACGCGGCGACCGCGCGCTTGAGCTGATCCGGCTCCGGCTTGTCCTCGGCGTCGTAGATGGTCAGCATCTGCCCGCGCGCGAACTGCAGCGCGTAGTTGCACGCCTTCGGCTTGGTCTTGGGCTGCGACGGCGGCACCCGGATGATCTCGAAGAACGCCTCCAGGCCCAGCGCCTTGGCCGCCTCGATGGTCTCGATATCGTCGGCCTCCAGCACCAGCTTCACGTCCAGCTTGGAGGTCGGGTAGTCGAGCCGGCGCAAGGCGTTGGCCAGGATCGGCAGCACGTCCGGCTCCTTGTACATCGGCACCAGCACCGTATACACCGGCAGGTCCTCGTCGCCGAGCGCGGCGACCTCCTCGTCGCTGACCTTGATGTCGATGCGGCGGTGCGCGCCGCGCCAGGCCAGCACGAACTTCAGGCAGAAGGTGGCCAGGAACCCCACCCCGATCACCGTGTTGATCGTGATCAGGCTCGGCACCGGCCACAGCACCAGGACCAGGCTCAGCAGCAGCACCAGCGCCCACAGGAACACCACCTGCCTGCGGGTGATCACCTGCTTGGCCGAATGCTCCGGCGCATGCTCGGCGAGCAGGTTCAGCGCATCGTGGGTGAGCTGCGCATCGGCCTGCTGCTGCAGGCCCCAGACGATGTCGAACTTGGAGGTGCCGACGAAGCGCACGTCCTCACCGTACAGATTGCGCGCCCAGGCGAAGGTCTCCGGGCCGGGATCGGCCACCGCCAGCACCAGCCGGCCCTCTTCCTGCCGCCACGGCAGCACCAGCCGCTGCGCGTAGTCGGCCAGCCGCTGCGGTTCGAACAGCGCCGAGTCGATCGGCTGCTGCAACAGGTTGACGAAGTTCAGCCCGAAATGCGCCGACAGCACGGTATAGAAACGCAGTGCGGTGACCCCGCGCTGCGCCAGCACCACATCGCCCAGGCGCGAACGCCAGCGCGCCTGCAGCGCCAGCGCATCCTGCAGCTGCGCCGCGTCGATGACCCCGGCCTCGACCAGCGCGGTGCCGATCGGGGTCTGCCAGCCGCGCGGCTCGGGCACGCTGCCGAGCAGGACGATCGCCTCGCCGGTGCTGCCGTCGACCACGGAATCATTCACTGCGGTCACCGTCAGAACCGCCACCAGGCGGCGACGAACGGGCCGCCGGCGCCGCCGGTGTTGCGCCCGGCCAGCGGCTGCTGGTAGCCGAGCTGCAACTGGGTGCCGCCGGGCAGCGTGTGCAGCAGCGAGGCCTGCAGCTTGGTCAGGTCGTAGTTGTTGCCGCGGATCGGAGTGCTGTCGCCGGGCGCGTAGACCGGGTTGGGGCCGTTGCCGTTGCCCAGGCCCTGGATCACGTTGAGTTCGCCGATCAGCATCCAGCGCGGCGCCAATGCCAGGCCGCTGCTGATGTCCAGGCGCGCCTCGTCGGCGGCGTCGCCGCCGCGCAGGCGCACCGCCGCGCCGAGGTCCACGTAGCCGTCGAGGCTGCCGGCCCGATAGCCGCGGCCGACGCTGTAGCGCAGTTCGGCGCCGTAGTCACCCTGCCCCAGCGCCGGATGGTCGCGGTCGTTGGCCACGTCGCGCCAATCCTGCCGGCCGTAGCCGGGAATCAGCGCCAGCACCTGCGCCGCGCCCTGCCACGGGCCATCGCGGCCGTCCGGATCCAGGCGGTAGCGCAGCCCCACTTCCTGGTCGGCCCAGCCGGTCGCGTGCCGGTCGCCGTAGCTGGCGTCGTTGCGGTAATCGGCCTTGCTGAAATAGAAGTTGCCGACCAGGGTCAGGTCGGCGCTCAGCGCGTATTCGGCGTACAGGTTCAGCTGGTCCTGGCGGCTGCGCCCGGCATCGGGGAAATTCCGGCTCTGGCTGTGGCTGTTGTAGACCGCGCCGC
Protein-coding regions in this window:
- a CDS encoding glycosyltransferase family 2 protein; protein product: MVLLGSVPEPRGWQTPIGTALVEAGVIDAAQLQDALALQARWRSRLGDVVLAQRGVTALRFYTVLSAHFGLNFVNLLQQPIDSALFEPQRLADYAQRLVLPWRQEEGRLVLAVADPGPETFAWARNLYGEDVRFVGTSKFDIVWGLQQQADAQLTHDALNLLAEHAPEHSAKQVITRRQVVFLWALVLLLSLVLVLWPVPSLITINTVIGVGFLATFCLKFVLAWRGAHRRIDIKVSDEEVAALGDEDLPVYTVLVPMYKEPDVLPILANALRRLDYPTSKLDVKLVLEADDIETIEAAKALGLEAFFEIIRVPPSQPKTKPKACNYALQFARGQMLTIYDAEDKPEPDQLKRAVAAFRKSPADVACIQARLNYYNADENWLTRMFTLEYTLWFDFYLPALETLRIPIPLGGTSNHFRLDILRKVRAWDPYNVTEDADLGVRLTQQGYRVSVVNSTTFEEANVSIPNWIRQRSRWLKGYMQTWLVHMRDPLQLYRSVGFRGFWGFQLFVGGTFFTALAAPLMWLSYGLWLVAGSRFFDPFFPPALLYLSLLNLLLGNGFLIYMTLLAAFKRDYFRLAPYALTVPLYWLLQSVAAYKGLWQLIHNPFYWEKTTHGISKHMAEERRAALDD